The sequence TTAAGTATTATCTCTAGCAAATTTTTTCCATGGCTGAAACTGCAGAAAATGTGCCTTGGGCAAGAATTCTAGCCTCTTAAACCCAGGTTTTATAAGTATAACTTGGATGGGGGAGActtcattttttgtaagggcagttcCAGTGAAAAGCACCTGTAAGGCTGTGTGCCAGTGGCATGGACTTTGGGCATCAATGGGAATGTACATCGGGAGGACATCAACACATTCTGCcactttatatacattaaatgtgtgtgtgccTGGCATCGTCTAGCAGTAGGCAGCCACCAGATGAGCTACTAAGCAGCATTTTCAGTCTAAAACGCTGTTTGGAATGGCAGAGACTGACGCAAACTCGATTTACCTTACTAATTGCGGAAATAGAAACCGTGCACCATGCCTCCTTCAAGGGGGGTACGAGACCGCAAATCCTCCTGAAACTCACGCCTTCCTATAACTGCTTCTTTTCAGGGAAGTCCTTTGACATCACTTACGTCCGCTTGAAGTTCCACACAAGCCGACCGGAaagctttgttttatataaaagaacTCGAGAGGATGGTCCATGGATCCCGTACCAGTATTACAGCGGTTCCTGTGAGAACACGTACCTGAAGTCCAGCCGGGCCTTCATCCGCACTGGGGAGGACGAACAGCAGGCTCTTTGCACAGACGAATTTAGCGACATTTCTCCGCTGACGGGAGGGAATGTGGCCTTCTCTACACTGGAGGGCAGACCCAGCGCTTACAACTTTGACAATAGCCCCGTCTTACAGGTATGCCGACTTCAGAACTGTTCCAAATTTTAAAACGTGATGGGGTTGTATTATTTggcattaatatatttatatatatatattttttttttttttttattcatatcttataacaatataataacacacattcacaatacAACGACCAAAacatcaacataaaaaaaaaatcatataatatatatatatatatatatatatataatatctttgCAAagcaataaatttaaaaaaaaaacaaaaaaaaaaaaacaggtctcTTGCATTTGCCAAATACTTTGTAATGGCGCACAATGTTCAATCAACAACATATTTTAAGGCCAGCTGCAGGTGGTGAACGAACATTCCAAGATCTGTTGTTTGTTAGTGTTGTGTTTTCTTAACCAGACATTTTTCAAGCTCTTCCTCTGAATGTTTAACTTTAGCTCCTAAAAATCTAAACCAACAGCCCTTGTATAGCAGCATATTAATTTGTTATAGATCACAGCTTCACTAGATCAACATATACAGTTTTAAGCGTTCAAATTCCATATATCCCAGTGGAGTCGTATCCTGGGAATCGGCGAGGGGATTgtggcaaaattatattttccgaTATAGAACTTATTCTCTGAAAACCACAGAGTTCATTGATTGATCCTTGGGTTTCACTGGGGAGATATTATAATGAGATGTGACTCTGTGTGAATCCACAAACTTGTGATGCCCCctcatgatataggatatattcattattttggtTGTTGGGGTGGTAGGCTGTAGGTACCCTAAGCAAAATTATTTCTTGGATGCTTACACAGGTAAGGAGAACAATTCACCTGTTCACATAAATACAGTGGTTACATTGTGATCATAAGCATTATATTCGTCTTTTCTTGGTAACTACAGGAGTGGGTGACAGCCACAGATATCCGTGTGTCCCTGAACAGGCTGAATACCTTTGGTGATGAAGTGTTCAGTGACCCCAAGGTGCTCAAATCTTACTATTACGCCATTTCTGACTTTGCAGTCGGGGGCAGGTGAGTCTCTCACATGTTTGTGAAGGAAATTGTGCGCAGTCACATTTATTACCTTCCCATAAGTTTTGTCCCTATTACTCATGACCCCTCTTTCGCTGTCAGGTGCAAGTGCAACGGCCACGCCAGCGAATGCGTTCGCAACGAGTTCCAGAGGCTGGTTTGCAACTGCAAGCACAACACGTACGGTGCCGACTGTGAGAAGTGTCTGCCTTTCTACAATGACCGACCCTGGAGAAGGGCGACTGCCAACAATGCCAATGAGTGTCTGCGTAAGTCATTTGTTTTCCCACAAAGCATTGCAACGGCACATCCAGCCCAATTTATAAAGAATGACATAATCCCACAGCAAGTTATTCTTGTAAAGAAagcataaaaacttttttttactttatttgtaaTCCCTATGCATACTTCATGAGGTAGCGAGCTTCACCAAAGACTAAAAATCCCTGGTCTTGCTAGTAACCCTGGTAAATATCTGTTTTCTCATTAATGGCCCCAAGATACTTACCAGATGATGGGTTATGTACATTAGTACTGTCCTATGTGGTCTGCTTCATGATTAATTATCTTGCTAATGAGTGTAAAAGGTTGATGAGCATTCCTTCAGGGGGTCTGTGTTGAAAGCCTGGCGTTCTGGATGCCTCAGTACTACTTGCTGTATTCATGTACCATTTTAGCAAAGAACTCCAATCTTAACTATTTCTGAAACACATCTCATTTTGTAAAAAAGGTAGTATGCAGTTAAGCTTAGGGTCAGTTTGTTGACGCTACCGGACCATGTCAGATTGCGGTTGCCTTGCAGCTTGAATGTGGATATTGTTGGATTTTAATTGAAAGACTTAAGAcagtatacttttatggggatTTTATATGAGAGGTCtgttacatgattaaataagaTATTATATATCTTTTGATCCTTTTTGATGTTACTAATCCCTTGTTTTGGTCTGCAGCTTGTAATTGTAATGGCCGCTCTCAGGAGTGTTACTTCGACCCGGAGCTGTACCGCTCTACTGGGCACGGCGGACATTGTACGGGGTGTGCGGGCAACACGGACGGACCAAACTGTGAACGCTGCCGTGAAAACTATTACAGACAGGGCAGCGAAGAACCCTGTCAGCCCTGCCACTGCAACTCCGTGGGTACGTATAACCGTCTCAGCCCACTTTATATTTCAGTAACGTATATAGTTCTGTATAATGTGCAATATGTGCCGTATCCGCGCTTCAGACAGAGAGGCGGCCTGAAGTGCTCAGCGATAAGGTacgtttttatacatttaagacAATGGTTGTGCAAACCTTACTTTTCAAATAAGTAAGGTTTGCTTAATTCCTGTTTTAAGGATTACAATAAAGTTTCATTTTACTTTAAGCCTTTTAATTCATTATGCATACACACGGGGCAACACATCTTCTGGATTTTACTATGCATTTTGCAAGTCCGGTTAATTCTTTCTGGAGACGCTCATTGGAATTCACTCATGGTTAAGTTTTTGAGTTGAAATGTTCCTGCTCGCTGCACTTTGCGTGCGTGCTCACAGTTTAGTGGGTAATCCCCCAATATAATCACTGTCCCCACCTTTGTTAGAGATGATGCTTGTATCGTTGAGACAgatgtttttaagaaaaatctgGGCTCGGGTATTCTGTAACTAATGTTCCAAGTCTTCATTCAgccgtgtgtgtgtttaaggcaTGAACACGTACAAAAGTAATCCCCACTATACTGTGCCCCAAAATACCGAATGAGAGTTTAGGCAACGTGGGTCAACATCCCTGCCATATAAAATCTACACAAATATCTGAGAGCAGACCCCTAGGATGTAATGTATGATAAATAGCTTTATCTCTGACACCACCGAGTTTATTTTCACATCCCTCATGATAAAATCCTTCTCTGGACTTCAAACAAACAGCAATTTGCTTTGTAAACAGTGGTCTTGAGTGGGTAGTGTCAGGTTTTACACAGCAATATAAATAAGCCCCCTGCTGTCTTCTAAACAAAAGGACCTCACATGGAGATACCACGCATGGTTTTAATCCATTAAACTCTCTAAGCTTTGGGGGGGGGAGTTGCACatttaacactatacatataacatTGTGTGTATTGGATTGCCCagtatatgttaatatgtggtgttttctttccAGTGTGCCTATTCTGTTTTATTACTTGGTCACAGCAGTATCTTTATTAATGTGGCCTTAAACCCGATCGCTCGGAATTCTGTTATCTGGGTGAGGAAGGATTTATAGTTTCTGAAGCCTTCCTCCATAAATGGCTCATGATGGGTTGCTTTGGTGTTCTACAAAGCAAGAGGTGATATTTTTATGTGGCTAATGAAAGATGACAAAGAGTTGCTGTTGTAGGGACACAAAGAACCACTATAAAATAGTATTGCAAAGCTACAAAAGATTAATTGAGACGTGGCGTTTCCTCTCGGAGTCTTTCGTGAGCTACGTTAATAATCTGTTATTGGCCTTTCGGGTGGTCAAAGCCATAAGgcttaaataaaatgtgcacCCGCAACATCTTTACTGACGCCACCACACTGTGTCTAAAGGACAAATATAGAATTGCTCTTTAAGATGCCTAAATAACACCCAGACATCACTGCTGAGATTGGGAAGGATAATACAGTGACTTGAAAATGTACCACAAGAGCTGACAATTCGTAGATAATCCAACTTGCAATCATTTCCTTTGCAGGCTCCCTCAGCACACAGTGTGATAACTTTGGCCGCTGCAGCTGTAAGCCGGGTGTGATGGGTGAGAAGTGTGACCGATGCCAGCCCGGCTTCCACTCCCTCACTGAGGCCGGATGCAGGTAATGGGCCGGATAGCAAGGCTCGCAAATCATTCTGCGTATTTTTCTTTGGCAATACAATGGAATTCGGCATTAGAAAATATCTATCAGTCCATCGTCCGATAATCTTGAATATTTATACCTTCTTATCCACGATGCATGTGTGTAATATGATGAGATATGTTGGGTATTAATGTTCTGGACTGTAGCTTATAATATCTGGGATATCAGAACATGGCACGTTACTGAAATAACCGATGGATGATGTGAAAAGGTTAGGGTTCTAAAGCACTATGTCTTCCCAGACCCTGCGCATGTAATCCAGCTGGCAGCACAGATGAGTGCAATGCTGAAACTGGCCGCTGCAGTTGTAAAGACAACGTGGAAGGGTTCAACTGTGAGAGGTAATCATCTGGAATAAGAATAAAACACTAGTTTTTCAAATATGGCAGTACATGGACAAAGATCTTTCCGAGTAACGATGTCCTCCTTCGTGGTCTTCTTAGATGTAAACCTGGGTTCTTTCACCTGGATGCTGCGAACCCACGAGGCTGCACCCCATGCTTTTGCTACGGCCATTCTTCCGTTTGCAGCGGCGTCGAGGGCTTTAGAGTCACCACTGTTGTGTCCACCTTCGAGAGCGGTAAGTATCTTCTCAGCCTCCAGATCCAGTGTTACCCATTCACTCGTTCATTTGAAGCAATTTATGTTCACTTCTAACAGGACCTGCTAAGTATTTCACAGCTGAAAACGACACATTTATCCAATTTTCTCAccctaattattttgttttccagtGTCCTTTTGAGCCAACATTCCTTTCAAACCAAGTtggcctttttattattattattatctattatattattatcttaCTACACATGATATTTCAAGCAGAGGTCTTTAAGATGAAGATATCTGTTCTAGATTGGAATTCATGTGGAAACGCATGCATCCTGTTTGGAACGAAGGGGGGGATGTTTGCTAAATGGGGGCGGGAATGCCAAAAATGTTGAGTTCTGGACACGATAGATTCtggatgtgtgtttttttttttcaggtgcgGATGGCTGGCTGGCACAGCAGAGGGATGGATCTGACTACCCCCTGTCCTGGATTTCTGAGAGTAGCTCATTGTCTGTTATTTCTGAGAGCTATTTCCCTATTTATTTCATGGCGCCAGGTGAGTTGTCACCTTTACAACAAGGTCCTGCTTAAAGTGTGTCCATCTTGAGGTTTTAAAGGTGCTGGTCCACATAGACAAATCATGAAAATAATGACTTGtaagatattttttcttttatagcaAGAACTTAAATATGCACTCATCTAGTATCACAAATTTTGTTATCGAATGTAAAAAGCCCCCTGATTTTTTTGCAAAcggaccaaaaacaattcagacaaaGTCTATTGGCAACTATTTGGTGGTCTCTCTCTCGTACCTAAACGTTAACACTCTAATGTGCCACCCACCTTTGGCACACAGTGGGCTCAGACTGTGAACCTCACTGCAACTTTGTAAGACCAGTGATAATGACGTCCCTAGTCTGGGAAGCAAATATACGGGGCCATATTCCCCAGGAAGTTAATTAGGGATTCCGATTATCATAACAATCTGATAAGTGTATATCTTGAgggattttatttaatgaagtaAATCAGTACCAGGAAGTGGTTTATTTTAGAAGTGATGGTTTCAGGAGGTCACGTTCCAGGGGTCACAGCTGCTTCGCTAATGGAATATTGGCTAGTGGGACATCTAGTGGCCATAGTGTGTACTGCATGGAAGTGTATGCCATGTTTTAGAGATGAAACATATTTTAGACATTTAAGAACAACATACTTTGTTATTGGTTTTCAGGGGTGTCTGGGAATGATGCTATGAACTCGCGCTCGTTCtcataatagattttttttcctttcatgcAGAAAAATTCCTTGGTAACCAAGTTCTAAGCTACGGTCAGAACCTAACATTCAGCTTCCGTGTTGAACGCCGTGATACACGCCTCTCTGCCGAGGACTTAGTCCTAGAAGGTGCTGGACTCAGGGTATCTGTGCCTTTGATTGCTCAAGGGAATTCTTATCCCAGTGAGAACTCTCTGAGTTATGTCTTCAGGTAAGAGTGCTTCAAATTTACTCAAAATGAATATACCAAGAACTTCAAACTCTGTTCCTGAGGGCCCATAATGCTGCCAGAGAAATTTGTTTATCTTATTTTCACTTATTATCACTAAGCAATCTTATGTATAATCGCTTTTCTTCAAACTTGAGTTTGAAATCCTTGGaacgcaatatatatattacatttttttgggtaTCTAATGATAATGTAAATAGTGTCTTTTTAGCTGTAAACCCTATATTAATCAGGTAACTGATTTTTGGACGTGTATGGGGCATTTGGGGTCAGGGCTACTCTGTCTGCATCCTCCAGACAGGCGCTTGgatatgtgtatgcatgtatgggGAATACCCCTACATAGATGTGGTGCTTATTAAGctggtatgagtgtgtgttctGCCTTTGTGTGTCGATGTGTATCAATCTAGCAGCACAAGAACAGAAGCAGCTACaaggaaaaatataaagatttattttacagCATCGTATTTAATGGCTACTTGGCTATGTGTAGACATTCAGCTGTTATAACTTTATAACCTTGAACTGCTATGATGAGCAGTTACAACATATTACATCCACACACCATAgtttcaagaaaataaaaactcttCAAAGTTACCTTTTTGCCCATCACGTGACTATACTTACATTTTTGACTATTTCCGCTTAGATTGCATGAGGCCACTGATTATCCCTGGAGACCTTCTTTGTCATCTTTTGAATTCCAGAAGATGTTGCAGAATCTGACAGCTATTAAGATACGGGGAACCTACAGCGAACGGAGTGAGTAATTGACCTTGATCAGCATTAaaaatttatactttttatatatcagGGTGTGGCATAATTGTGAGTTCACTTAATGTGCCACAATCAGACAAGTTAAATGCCAATCTCTGTGGTGTTCCTTgggacatatatattatttatatatatatatttatttataattttaatgatgTATGTCATTTCATTGCAGGTGCTGGTTTTCTGGAGGAGGTTAGCCTTGTGACCGCAGAAGCTGGTGTTGGCGCATCTGCCTCGTGGGTGGAAACGTGCAGCTGCCCTGTGGGTTATGTTGGACAGTTTTGTGAACGATGTGCCCCAGGTTACCGCAGAGAGAACCCCAGTTTGGGACCTTACAGCCCCTGCGTGCCTTGCACTTGCAATGGTCACAGCGACTCCTGTGATCCTGAATCTGGTGAGTTTGAGAAAGGGCGCTGGAACTTCACGTGGTGCAGGAACGGTTACAGCAGAGAGTGGGGAAATGTCCAACTATCATCTagttatatatgtattgtacatGTATTTCTCCATGTCTCTGTGTAACGTAGTGTCAGGATCGGTTGACTAATCAAGCCACGTAGATGATTATTAGAACTGTCTAACTTAAATGAATTACATTGTCCTAAATGTAACGTAActgctgttatttttatattatcctACAAGATGCAGACATTAAAGAGTGTTTAGAAATGTGTAATACAGTACATTCTCCCAGATCTGTATCTGAGATTCCATCTAACTGTGAATGGGTCAAAAGAGAGAGTTATATTAGGCTGGTATTTAAGCAGCTGTATAATCTCGCGCTGTGTGTAATACAAAACACAGCAAACCTCTACCTCTTCAACATGCTGAGGTTAGTTGCCCTAGACAGTTTAGAACCTAaggtatttaatacatttattttttcaggtgTTTGCCAATGTCAGCATAATACCGCTGGTCCTCACTGTGAGAGGTGCAGTGAAGGATATTATGGCGACAGCACGGTTGGTACCGGTTCAGACTGCCAGCCTTGTCCCTGCCCCGGTGGATCCAGCTGTGCCGTTGTTCCTAGAACCAAGGAGGTAGTTTGCACCAATTGCCCTGTGGGAACTACAGGTGAGTACCATCCATTGACTTCTGCACAGAACCGACACATATTGAATGTGTTCTACAAGTAACACTTTATGTTGGTTAAttaactttacattttagttcATAATTGTATATAGTATTACAGATTTAAATCTGTACTCTTCTGTTATGTGAACGTTCGAGTAAGCGACCTCCCAGCGACAGTATAAACGGCAGTAGCCGTGTGCCATGCGCTTGTTTGGCTGGCAAGAAGGATAGACATATGTGATTGTGATAGCTACTTGCATCTCGTACAACCCACAGGAACACGCATGCCTTGGTGCTGTAGTCGAGAACGCACAATCACTGCTAGAAGCCATCTTTTTCTAGCCTCCTGAATTTCCATGTCTGCTTTGTGAATTGTAAGCACCTTTGAGCAGGTCCCCCTTACCTTTTTGTTTCTGAAATCTTCCTTTGTGTTTCTgtaatgtcctgtttaccctttgtacagtgctgtggaatatgataatACTTCTAGAAGCGTGTTGAGATCAGTGTTTACATGCAACCGCATTTTGTTTCTATCAGGAAAGAGATGTGAGCTGTGCGATGATGGATATTTTGGTGACCCACTGGGTGAGAATGGAGCCCCGCGTCCATGCCGAATTTGCGAGTGCAACAGTAACATAGATCCAAATGCTGTAGGGAACTGCGATCGCCTAACAGGAGAATGCCTGAAATGTATCTACAACACAGCCGGATTTTACTGCGACCGTTGCAAGGATGGTTTCTACGGATCAGCATTGGCCCCAAATCCAGAACTGAAATGCAGAGGTGCCAGATATTTGTTGTTAATCTGGGATGAGAATGCTGAGGTTAGGCTGGGGATACAGGAACTATACTTAAGCATTTGAGGTGTAACACGcaggtatttattatttaagtgtCTCTGGGTCAATTGAATTAACCTGCATTTTCTTAGTGagctttttattaatattggaAACATCAGTATGCCATGAGAAAATAACGCCAattctttctcattttttttctaactagCCTGCAACTGTAATCCATACGGCTCGGTGAAGGGGCAAACCACCTGTAATCAGGTAACCGGTCAGTGTGAGTGCCTGCCCAATGTCACAGAGCGGGACTGCTCGGCCTGCGAACCTGGATTTTACAACCTGCTCAGCGGCAAAGGCTGTGATGCGTAAGTTCACACTTTACATTCCCAAGGTTAAGGAAACCACCTTCTGAATGCCACAGCCAGCATCATATTAATGAAATTTGAGTTGATTGATTCTGAAGACTCTAGTTGATTAGCCATATGCCATGTTTTAGCTTTGTTCAGTGTGTCAATACAGGTTGACAGTGagcaatgatttattttaaataaataggcTGTTAATTCTGTGGGAATGAGGATACCCCATTACTGAGGTATCAGGACCCCGTCCCAGACATTTAGCATTTCTCCCAAGATAGCAACATGTCCATTGTCTCCTTAAAAACAGCCGGGATATACAAGTTATGTTCATATTTACCATACATCCAATGGTCGCAGTTACTCGGTTTACCAACCTTGCTCATATTTTAACCCTTGTCTGGTACAATCCTACATTTGCGACATGCTATTAATGCTACTGTAAATTACTAGGTGTAACTGCAATGCCTTGGGTTCCACAAATGGCCAGTGTGATATTCGTAGCGGGCAGTGTGAGTGCCAGCCTGGCGTCAGTGGAAAGCGTTGTGATCGATGCGAACCCAATCACTTCGGCTTTGGTCCAGATGGCTGCAAGCGTAAGTCTGATAGAATATTGgtgaaatgtgctttttttctttgaactgATTTAGAGTTTAACTGTCTCCTTTTAACTACAACataatctatacatttttataaaattactAAATATGTCTCTGACCAAATCTTGGCTGATCCCCTGTGAGATACACATGTCTTTATATTGTTGCACAGCATGTGATTGCGATCCTGAGGGCTCAGTGTCCCTGCAGTGCAAGGAGGATGGACGTTGTGAGTGTAAAGATGGGTTTGTTGGCATCCGCTGTGACCAATGCGAAGAGAATTATTTCTACAACCGCTCGGGGCCTGGCTGCCAGGAGTGCCCTGCCTGCTACCGCCTGGTTAAGGACAAGGTTAGAGCAACAATCTACCCTTCTATAAACTGAGATACCTCAAGAGTGCTGTGAGGCTGAAGATTGTATAGCCCTGGATATGTGTACATTGTGACTCTTTGCATCTCGGCCACAGGTGATTGAACAGCGTGAAAAACTGCATG is a genomic window of Spea bombifrons isolate aSpeBom1 chromosome 6, aSpeBom1.2.pri, whole genome shotgun sequence containing:
- the LAMC1 gene encoding laminin subunit gamma-1; the encoded protein is MRPPALVALLLLAGTVRAAMDECIDESTGRPQRCMPEFVNAAFNVTVVATNTCGSPPEEYCVQTGVTGVTKSCHLCDNSQPHLQHGAEYLTDYNNQAETTWWQSQTMLAGIQYPNSINLTLHLGKSFDITYVRLKFHTSRPESFVLYKRTREDGPWIPYQYYSGSCENTYLKSSRAFIRTGEDEQQALCTDEFSDISPLTGGNVAFSTLEGRPSAYNFDNSPVLQEWVTATDIRVSLNRLNTFGDEVFSDPKVLKSYYYAISDFAVGGRCKCNGHASECVRNEFQRLVCNCKHNTYGADCEKCLPFYNDRPWRRATANNANECLPCNCNGRSQECYFDPELYRSTGHGGHCTGCAGNTDGPNCERCRENYYRQGSEEPCQPCHCNSVGSLSTQCDNFGRCSCKPGVMGEKCDRCQPGFHSLTEAGCRPCACNPAGSTDECNAETGRCSCKDNVEGFNCERCKPGFFHLDAANPRGCTPCFCYGHSSVCSGVEGFRVTTVVSTFESGADGWLAQQRDGSDYPLSWISESSSLSVISESYFPIYFMAPEKFLGNQVLSYGQNLTFSFRVERRDTRLSAEDLVLEGAGLRVSVPLIAQGNSYPSENSLSYVFRLHEATDYPWRPSLSSFEFQKMLQNLTAIKIRGTYSERSAGFLEEVSLVTAEAGVGASASWVETCSCPVGYVGQFCERCAPGYRRENPSLGPYSPCVPCTCNGHSDSCDPESGVCQCQHNTAGPHCERCSEGYYGDSTVGTGSDCQPCPCPGGSSCAVVPRTKEVVCTNCPVGTTGKRCELCDDGYFGDPLGENGAPRPCRICECNSNIDPNAVGNCDRLTGECLKCIYNTAGFYCDRCKDGFYGSALAPNPELKCRACNCNPYGSVKGQTTCNQVTGQCECLPNVTERDCSACEPGFYNLLSGKGCDACNCNALGSTNGQCDIRSGQCECQPGVSGKRCDRCEPNHFGFGPDGCKPCDCDPEGSVSLQCKEDGRCECKDGFVGIRCDQCEENYFYNRSGPGCQECPACYRLVKDKVIEQREKLHELEELLKNLGTGDHTETDQAFEERLREAEKAVSDLLVDAQSSKDVDQGMLDRLAEINSTLSSQLERLQNIRDMIRNTDKQAQEARERVESTELLIGSAREQLERAKVAIANVSISPPETTGDPNNMTILAEEARKLAERHTQEAQEIEKAAKEANNTANEAYRLLLKTLAAENQTATEIEELNRKYTQAKELSRELEKQATKVHAEAEEAGNRALQIYANLTSIPPIDTTALQNEAGKIQKEAEELDLLIDRKLRDYDDLREDMRSREMEVKNLLDKGKTEQQTADQLLARADAAKAQAEEAAKKGRTTLQEANEILNNLRDFDKRVNDNKTAAEAALRKVPLINQTIAEANNKTRQAENALGNANADARGAKSKAEEAEKIAKDVQNNASIARTQADNTFKDVTALDGELQDMLKQLQDAEDQLKQKQSEADQDMMMAKMASDAAQEAESNAKKAKNSVNDVLEVINKLLQNLGQLDPVDVGKLNDLERTLNDAKTQLRDSDLDRKVAELEESARLQDVALLSYKRDIDQILKDISNLEDIKNTLPPGCYNTPIIEKP